In 'Nostoc azollae' 0708, the following are encoded in one genomic region:
- the glgB gene encoding 1,4-alpha-glucan branching enzyme yields the protein MSISAIASEQVNRIVWNQHHDPFEVLGSHLIEQNGKNVWAVRAYLPNASAAWVVVPENRKEYPMYTVHDPHFFECTIETPELSNYQLRIKEGEHELVTYDPYAFRSPHLTDFDLHLFGEGNHHRIYEKLGAHLTEVDSVKGVYFAVWAPNARNVSVLGDFNLWDGRKHQMRKGDTGVWELFIPELGMGEHYKYEIKNFEGHIYEKSDPYGFQQEPRPKTASIVTDLNSYTWNDENWMEVRRQTDPLTQAISVYEVHLGSWLHAASSEPAKLPNGETQAVVPVSELNPGARFLTYRELAERLIPYVKELGYTHIELLPIAEHPFDGSWGYQVTGYYAPTSRFGSPEDFMYFIDQCHQNGIGVLVDWVPGHFPKDGHGLAFFDGTYLYEHADPRKGEHKEWGTLVFNYSRNEVRNFLAANALFWFDKYHIDGIRVDAVASMLYNDYCRKEGEWLPNQYGGRENLEAADFLRQVNHTIFSYFPGVLSIAEESTSWPMVSWPTYTGGLGFNLKWNMGWMHDMLDYFSMDPWFRQFHQNNITFSMWYNHSENFMLALSHDEVVHGKSNIIGKMPGDKWQKLANVRALFAYMFAHPGKKTMFMSMEFGQWSEWNVWADLEWHLFQYEPHQQLKDFFQSLNHLYRSEPALYTQDFAREGFEWVDCSDNRHSVVSFVRRAKDSDEFIVVVCNFTPQPHSHYRIGIPEKGFYTELFNSDARQYGGSNMGNLGGKWTDDWSLHNRPYSLDLCLPPLGVLMLKLDKQKMAEVMK from the coding sequence ATGTCCATCAGCGCGATCGCCTCTGAGCAAGTTAACCGTATCGTTTGGAATCAGCATCACGATCCATTTGAAGTACTTGGTTCACATCTCATAGAACAAAATGGGAAAAATGTCTGGGCTGTGCGAGCCTACCTACCAAATGCCAGTGCCGCATGGGTGGTAGTTCCAGAAAACAGAAAAGAATACCCCATGTACACAGTGCATGATCCCCACTTTTTTGAATGCACAATTGAAACACCAGAACTTAGCAACTACCAATTACGGATTAAAGAAGGGGAACACGAGCTTGTCACTTACGACCCTTACGCCTTCCGTTCTCCCCATCTCACCGACTTTGACTTACATCTGTTTGGAGAAGGCAACCATCACCGCATTTACGAGAAACTAGGAGCGCACTTAACAGAAGTAGATAGTGTCAAAGGTGTGTATTTTGCTGTTTGGGCTCCTAATGCCCGTAATGTTTCTGTTCTGGGAGATTTTAACCTATGGGATGGACGTAAACACCAAATGAGGAAAGGAGATACAGGCGTTTGGGAATTGTTTATTCCCGAACTCGGTATGGGAGAGCATTACAAATATGAAATCAAAAATTTTGAAGGACATATTTACGAAAAATCTGATCCCTACGGTTTTCAGCAAGAACCACGTCCCAAAACAGCATCTATTGTCACTGACTTAAATTCCTACACTTGGAACGATGAAAACTGGATGGAAGTGCGGCGGCAGACAGACCCGCTCACCCAAGCAATTTCTGTCTACGAAGTCCATTTAGGCTCTTGGTTACACGCTGCCAGTTCAGAACCCGCTAAATTACCTAATGGGGAAACTCAAGCAGTCGTTCCGGTTTCTGAACTGAATCCTGGGGCACGCTTTCTTACTTACCGGGAATTAGCAGAAAGACTCATTCCTTACGTCAAAGAATTGGGATATACCCATATAGAATTGCTGCCAATTGCCGAGCATCCCTTTGATGGTTCTTGGGGTTATCAGGTAACTGGTTACTATGCTCCCACTTCCCGATTTGGTAGCCCTGAAGATTTCATGTATTTTATTGACCAATGTCACCAAAACGGCATTGGTGTACTGGTAGATTGGGTTCCCGGTCACTTCCCCAAAGATGGCCATGGTTTAGCATTCTTTGATGGTACTTATCTATACGAACATGCTGACCCCCGCAAAGGTGAACATAAAGAATGGGGGACTTTAGTATTTAACTACTCCCGTAACGAAGTTAGAAATTTCTTAGCAGCCAATGCCCTCTTCTGGTTTGATAAATACCACATTGACGGGATTCGTGTGGATGCTGTGGCTTCCATGCTTTACAACGACTATTGCCGTAAAGAAGGAGAATGGTTGCCCAACCAGTATGGTGGGAGAGAAAATCTAGAAGCTGCGGATTTCTTACGTCAAGTAAATCACACCATCTTTAGTTATTTTCCTGGTGTACTTTCCATTGCTGAAGAATCTACTTCCTGGCCTATGGTATCCTGGCCTACCTATACAGGTGGTCTGGGCTTTAACCTGAAGTGGAATATGGGCTGGATGCATGATATGTTGGACTACTTCAGCATGGATCCTTGGTTCCGCCAGTTCCATCAAAATAATATTACTTTCAGTATGTGGTATAACCACAGCGAAAACTTTATGCTGGCTCTGTCCCACGATGAAGTGGTACATGGTAAGAGCAATATCATCGGCAAAATGCCCGGAGATAAATGGCAAAAGTTAGCTAACGTGCGGGCTTTATTTGCCTATATGTTTGCTCACCCTGGCAAGAAAACCATGTTTATGAGTATGGAGTTTGGCCAGTGGAGTGAGTGGAATGTGTGGGCTGATTTGGAATGGCATTTATTCCAATATGAACCACACCAACAGTTAAAGGACTTTTTCCAGTCTCTCAACCATCTTTACCGTTCTGAACCTGCTTTGTACACCCAAGATTTTGCACGGGAAGGATTTGAGTGGGTTGACTGTAGCGATAACCGTCACAGTGTAGTTTCTTTCGTCCGACGTGCTAAGGATTCTGATGAGTTTATAGTTGTGGTTTGTAATTTTACACCTCAACCACATTCTCACTATCGCATTGGTATACCTGAAAAAGGATTTTATACTGAGTTGTTCAACAGTGATGCACGTCAATATGGCGGTAGCAATATGGGCAATTTAGGCGGTAAATGGACTGATGATTGGTCTTTACATAATCGTCCTTATTCCTTGGATTTGTGTTTACCACCTTTGGGGGTTTTAATGCTCAAGTTGGATAAACAAAAGATGGCTGAGGTGATGAAGTAA
- a CDS encoding DUF6825 family protein, whose translation MSNPLVQAFFVGRAVAEVINERVEVALTDALSELGKFDAEAREQLRQFTAEVIVRANHAVKAAETRTTTSNSSSGGDSVDLQTEIDELRAEIALLRTELQKYRNTAK comes from the coding sequence ATGAGTAATCCCCTTGTGCAAGCCTTTTTTGTAGGCAGAGCAGTAGCAGAAGTGATCAATGAGCGTGTAGAAGTCGCCTTGACTGATGCTTTGAGTGAATTGGGCAAATTTGATGCTGAAGCCAGAGAACAGCTACGCCAGTTCACAGCAGAAGTGATAGTAAGAGCTAACCATGCCGTAAAGGCAGCGGAAACTCGAACAACTACCAGTAACAGTTCATCGGGTGGTGATTCAGTGGATCTACAGACAGAAATCGATGAATTAAGGGCAGAAATAGCTTTATTGCGAACTGAATTACAAAAGTATCGTAATACGGCAAAATAG
- a CDS encoding ABC1 kinase family protein, with amino-acid sequence MEKGYSDKAYRWNREHYSSKRRFVDIWSFVLTLMFKLWRYNKAWTYPGGMTEPKQATRRKVQAIWIRNTFLDLGPTFIKVGQLFSTRADIFPSEYVEELSKLQDRVPAFSYEQVETIIEEELGKKVPQLFHSFEPIPLAAASLGQVHKAVLHTGESVVVKVQRPGLKKLFEIDLKILKGIASYFQNHPKWGHGRDWMGIYEECCRILWEEIDYLNEGRNADTFRRNFRAYNWVKVPRVYWRYGTSRVITLEYMPGIKVSQYEALEAAGVDRKAIARYGAQAYLHQLLNNGFFHADPHPGNLAVSPDGALIFYDFGMMGRIKSNVREGLMDTLFGIAQKDGDRVVQSLIDLGAIAPVDDMGPVRRSVQYMLDNFMDRPFENQSVSAISEDLYEIAYNQPFRFPATFTFVMRAFSTLEGVGKGLDPEFNFMEVAQPYAMQLMSGKNGLEGNSFLNELSRQAVQVSSSALGLPRRLEDTLDKIERGDIRFRVRSVETERLIRRQSNIQLGMSYALIISGFTIAATILLIGEYLWLAVFTALIAAAVSFLWIRLLLRLDRYDQKY; translated from the coding sequence ATGGAAAAAGGTTATTCAGATAAAGCATACCGTTGGAATCGGGAACATTATTCTAGCAAACGTCGCTTTGTAGATATTTGGTCTTTTGTTTTGACTTTAATGTTTAAGCTTTGGCGCTATAACAAAGCTTGGACTTATCCAGGTGGTATGACAGAGCCTAAACAGGCTACAAGACGTAAAGTTCAAGCTATTTGGATTAGAAATACTTTTTTGGATTTGGGTCCGACTTTTATTAAGGTGGGACAATTGTTTTCTACTCGTGCGGATATCTTCCCTAGTGAATATGTGGAAGAACTATCTAAGTTACAAGATAGAGTTCCAGCATTTAGCTATGAGCAGGTAGAAACGATTATTGAAGAAGAATTAGGGAAAAAAGTTCCCCAATTGTTCCATAGTTTTGAACCCATTCCTTTGGCTGCTGCTAGTTTGGGACAAGTTCATAAAGCTGTGCTGCATACTGGGGAGTCTGTTGTTGTGAAGGTACAACGTCCAGGATTAAAAAAACTGTTTGAAATTGATTTAAAAATTCTCAAAGGTATTGCTAGTTATTTCCAAAATCATCCTAAATGGGGACATGGACGGGATTGGATGGGTATATATGAAGAATGTTGTCGCATTCTTTGGGAAGAGATTGATTATCTGAATGAAGGCCGCAATGCTGATACTTTTCGTCGCAACTTTCGTGCTTATAATTGGGTGAAAGTACCACGAGTTTATTGGCGTTATGGTACTTCTAGGGTAATTACCTTGGAATATATGCCCGGTATTAAAGTTAGCCAATATGAGGCTTTAGAAGCGGCAGGTGTGGATAGAAAGGCGATCGCTCGTTATGGCGCACAAGCATATTTACACCAATTACTCAATAATGGTTTCTTCCATGCTGATCCTCACCCTGGTAATCTCGCGGTTAGTCCCGACGGAGCGTTGATTTTCTACGATTTCGGGATGATGGGGCGAATTAAATCCAATGTCCGCGAAGGACTCATGGATACGCTGTTTGGTATCGCTCAAAAAGATGGCGATCGCGTGGTACAGTCTCTAATTGATTTGGGTGCGATTGCACCAGTCGATGACATGGGACCTGTACGTCGGTCTGTCCAGTATATGCTGGATAACTTCATGGATAGGCCCTTTGAAAACCAATCAGTGTCCGCCATCAGTGAAGACCTGTACGAAATAGCTTACAATCAACCTTTTAGATTTCCAGCAACTTTCACCTTTGTCATGCGTGCTTTTTCTACTTTAGAAGGAGTAGGTAAAGGTCTAGATCCAGAATTTAATTTTATGGAAGTTGCCCAACCTTATGCAATGCAGCTTATGAGTGGTAAAAATGGTTTAGAGGGGAATAGTTTCTTGAATGAGTTAAGTCGTCAAGCAGTACAAGTCAGTAGCAGTGCTTTAGGATTACCACGCAGACTAGAAGACACACTCGATAAAATCGAACGTGGGGATATTCGTTTCCGAGTTCGTTCCGTGGAAACAGAACGCCTAATACGCAGACAGAGTAACATTCAACTCGGAATGAGCTATGCTCTTATAATTAGTGGTTTCACAATTGCAGCCACAATTCTCCTAATTGGCGAGTATTTGTGGTTAGCAGTTTTCACTGCTTTAATTGCAGCAGCAGTATCATTCCTGTGGATTCGTCTGCTTTTACGCCTTGACCGTTATGATCAAAAGTATTAA
- a CDS encoding Stp1/IreP family PP2C-type Ser/Thr phosphatase: MKLNFTGCTDPGLIRSNNQDAFYIDQEGRFFIVADGMGGHAGGEEASRIATQEITAYLLANWESFQSATQLLEQALWSANKAILQDQENHPERGDMGTTAVVVVFRSQEQPLCAHIGDSRLYRFRESQLQQITEDHTWIARAIKIGDITADEARVHPYRHVLSRCLGREDLHHVDLQPLDVKVGDRLLLCTDGLTEELVDPKISRCLQDTPDLDKIAISLVEAAKEEGGHDNITVILVAVEENF, encoded by the coding sequence ATGAAACTTAACTTCACGGGTTGTACTGATCCGGGACTTATTCGTTCTAATAATCAAGATGCTTTCTATATAGACCAAGAAGGGCGATTTTTTATAGTTGCTGATGGTATGGGTGGTCATGCAGGAGGTGAGGAAGCAAGTCGCATTGCTACCCAAGAAATAACAGCTTATTTGTTAGCAAACTGGGAATCATTCCAATCAGCAACACAATTACTAGAACAGGCTTTGTGGTCTGCAAACAAGGCAATTTTACAGGATCAGGAAAACCATCCCGAACGTGGTGACATGGGTACAACGGCGGTTGTCGTTGTCTTCCGTTCTCAAGAACAGCCTTTATGCGCTCATATTGGTGATTCCCGTTTATATCGCTTTCGAGAATCACAACTACAACAAATCACAGAAGATCATACTTGGATAGCCAGAGCTATCAAAATTGGTGATATCACTGCTGATGAAGCTAGAGTGCATCCTTATCGTCATGTTCTATCACGCTGTTTAGGACGTGAAGACTTACACCATGTTGATTTGCAACCACTAGATGTAAAAGTAGGAGATCGCTTGCTTTTGTGTACTGATGGACTCACAGAAGAACTCGTTGATCCAAAAATTTCCAGATGCCTTCAAGATACACCAGACCTAGATAAAATTGCTATCTCTCTAGTAGAAGCCGCAAAAGAGGAAGGTGGACACGATAACATTACCGTAATCCTTGTTGCTGTAGAAGAAAATTTTTGA
- a CDS encoding NblA/ycf18 family protein, giving the protein MNQPIELSLEQQFSIRSFANQVQQMSHEQAQDFLVQLYEQMVVREASYKELLKHQWGLDSGFTMA; this is encoded by the coding sequence ATGAATCAACCAATTGAGCTTTCCTTAGAACAGCAATTTAGCATCCGTTCATTTGCCAACCAAGTCCAGCAAATGAGCCACGAACAGGCACAAGACTTTTTAGTCCAACTCTATGAACAGATGGTTGTACGCGAAGCCTCCTATAAGGAGCTTCTCAAGCATCAGTGGGGATTAGATTCAGGTTTCACTATGGCATAG
- a CDS encoding serine/threonine-protein kinase, with translation MSDPNTGRLLGKRYQLQELIGTGAMGRVYRGKDTLLAGVPVAIKFLALSVQNQKMRLQERFEQEAKTCALLGQKSIHIVRVMDYGLDENSTPYYVMEYLQGQNLSAIIRNQNLSLSRFLSMARQICLGLQCAHNGIPLDGDGAIYPIIHRDIKPSNMLVIQDASFWELVKVLDFGIAKLLMSDSDQTKFYLGTLAYSSPEQIEGKELDNRSDIYSLGVMMFEMLTTKIPLIPSSHSFGAWYQTHKFQKPMSIAEANYTLKIPKPVEDMVMSCLEKKPSDRPQTISEIINVLAVAEQQNKLQQKNNPNIPPSNQKLKINPKPENKTKDEQRVLPVQKTVKTELRVSAINDDITRLTSWPSNKPIADIVFPEPIYNSGDFLPALWVMLPQQEIQKRLVCNRYNQFLFISVPHPIVLWITVIYNREHGAKWLPYYLDLKTNSGQEIIRLLQHKGYYRLLFFERETPTRCSHVLISTIPPIQCQRLQEWMEISKITTTSMNAQISKTLLKQEYEKLKPQILAKLQTIDTDSPFGMPI, from the coding sequence ATGTCAGACCCCAACACTGGTCGCTTACTCGGCAAACGCTACCAGCTTCAAGAATTAATTGGTACTGGAGCAATGGGACGGGTTTATCGTGGGAAGGATACTTTGTTGGCAGGTGTCCCCGTAGCCATTAAGTTTCTTGCTTTATCAGTTCAAAACCAAAAAATGCGTTTACAAGAACGTTTTGAACAAGAAGCAAAAACCTGTGCCTTATTAGGCCAAAAAAGTATTCATATTGTCCGCGTCATGGACTATGGATTAGATGAAAATAGTACTCCATACTATGTTATGGAATACTTGCAAGGACAAAACTTAAGTGCTATTATCCGCAACCAAAATCTTTCTTTATCCAGATTCCTGAGCATGGCCAGACAAATTTGTCTGGGTTTACAGTGCGCTCACAATGGTATCCCCCTAGATGGAGATGGAGCAATCTACCCAATTATTCATCGTGATATTAAACCTAGCAATATGCTAGTGATTCAAGATGCCAGTTTTTGGGAATTGGTCAAGGTTTTAGATTTTGGAATTGCCAAGTTACTCATGTCTGATAGTGATCAGACCAAATTTTATTTGGGTACTCTGGCTTATTCTTCTCCTGAACAAATTGAGGGAAAAGAACTAGACAATCGCTCTGATATTTATAGCTTGGGTGTGATGATGTTTGAAATGCTCACAACCAAAATACCGCTTATACCATCCTCCCATTCATTTGGAGCATGGTATCAAACCCATAAATTTCAAAAACCAATGTCTATAGCTGAGGCTAATTACACATTAAAAATACCAAAGCCAGTAGAAGATATGGTCATGAGTTGTTTGGAAAAAAAGCCAAGTGATCGGCCCCAAACAATCAGTGAAATCATCAATGTCTTAGCAGTCGCAGAACAACAAAACAAACTTCAGCAAAAGAATAATCCAAATATTCCTCCCAGTAATCAGAAATTAAAAATTAACCCCAAACCTGAAAACAAGACAAAAGATGAACAACGGGTATTACCAGTACAAAAAACAGTCAAAACTGAACTGCGGGTATCTGCAATCAATGATGATATTACTCGTCTAACTTCTTGGCCATCCAATAAACCAATTGCGGATATTGTTTTTCCCGAACCCATTTATAACAGTGGCGACTTTTTACCAGCCTTGTGGGTGATGCTACCTCAACAGGAAATTCAAAAACGTTTAGTTTGTAATCGCTACAATCAATTTTTGTTTATTTCTGTTCCCCATCCAATAGTGTTATGGATTACAGTTATCTACAACCGCGAACATGGAGCTAAATGGCTACCTTACTACCTTGATCTGAAAACCAATTCTGGTCAAGAAATCATTCGCCTATTGCAACATAAAGGTTATTATCGCTTGTTATTCTTTGAGCGAGAAACACCCACTCGCTGTAGCCATGTTCTGATTTCGACTATTCCTCCCATTCAGTGTCAACGACTACAAGAGTGGATGGAAATTAGCAAAATTACAACCACATCCATGAATGCTCAAATTAGTAAAACTCTGTTAAAACAAGAATATGAAAAGCTTAAACCGCAAATACTAGCTAAATTACAAACAATTGATACTGATTCACCCTTTGGTATGCCAATTTAA
- a CDS encoding anhydro-N-acetylmuramic acid kinase — MQQNGVIGLMSGTSVDGIDAVLVDIIGTDLDIKVELLAGETYPYPTELRSRILGICAGEAISMAELAAVDDAIAIVFAQAAQNIQIGHPPATLIGSHGQTVFHRPPGFYGSGNILPSPQSLGYSLQLGRGAVIAHLTDITTVSNFRVADIAAGGHGAPLVPRVDAFLLSHPQESRCVQNIGGIANVAYLPPRNHDWLSQIRSWDTGPGNSLLDLAVQHFTNGAKSYDENGSWAASGTPCHTLVEEWLNQDYFHLPPPKSTGRELFGVSYLHDCLEDAQIYQLSPADVLATLTELTAASIVHSYHTYLRKMPERVLLCGGGSQNLYLKHRLESLLAVVPVLTTDEVGLSATFKEAIAFAILAYWRQLGIPGNLPTATGGNQEMLLGEVHQVTGNK; from the coding sequence ATGCAACAAAATGGCGTTATAGGATTGATGAGTGGCACATCGGTGGATGGTATAGATGCTGTCTTAGTAGATATTATCGGTACAGATTTAGATATAAAAGTTGAATTATTAGCAGGGGAAACTTACCCTTATCCGACGGAACTGCGATCGCGCATTTTAGGCATTTGTGCTGGTGAGGCGATATCAATGGCAGAATTAGCAGCAGTAGATGATGCGATCGCCATTGTTTTTGCCCAAGCAGCCCAAAATATTCAAATCGGTCATCCACCAGCGACTTTAATTGGTTCCCACGGTCAAACCGTTTTTCATAGACCACCAGGTTTTTACGGCTCAGGAAATATTTTACCCAGTCCCCAATCACTCGGTTACAGTCTACAACTTGGTCGAGGGGCGGTTATTGCTCACTTGACAGATATCACTACGGTCAGTAATTTCCGTGTAGCTGATATCGCTGCTGGTGGTCACGGAGCGCCACTAGTTCCTAGAGTAGATGCTTTTTTGCTCAGTCATCCCCAGGAAAGCAGATGTGTTCAAAATATAGGTGGTATTGCTAATGTTGCGTATTTACCACCCCGAAATCATGACTGGCTTTCCCAAATTCGCAGTTGGGACACTGGCCCTGGAAATAGTCTGTTGGATTTGGCAGTGCAGCATTTTACCAATGGGGCTAAAAGTTACGATGAAAACGGCAGTTGGGCTGCTAGTGGTACTCCTTGCCATACCTTGGTAGAAGAATGGCTGAATCAAGATTATTTCCATTTACCACCGCCTAAATCAACAGGGCGTGAGTTATTTGGTGTTAGTTATCTACATGATTGTTTAGAAGATGCACAAATCTATCAACTTAGCCCCGCAGATGTGCTGGCAACACTTACAGAACTAACAGCGGCTTCTATAGTCCACAGTTATCATACTTATTTACGAAAAATGCCAGAACGGGTATTATTATGTGGGGGTGGTAGTCAGAATCTATACTTAAAACATCGGTTAGAATCATTATTGGCAGTAGTGCCAGTTTTAACTACAGATGAAGTCGGTTTGAGTGCGACATTTAAAGAAGCGATCGCCTTCGCAATCCTGGCCTACTGGCGACAGTTAGGTATTCCTGGCAATCTCCCTACTGCAACTGGAGGAAATCAAGAAATGCTGTTGGGAGAAGTGCATCAGGTGACAGGTAATAAGTGA
- the kdpC gene encoding K(+)-transporting ATPase subunit C: MMFIPEAIRAIRVTLLLWLLTAIIYPLAILAFGQFAFPTSANGSIILNIEAQPIGSSLIGQIFTSDKYFHSRPSVVKYSQGRKAKPTGISGGSNLAASNPELTTRIIEEATEFQDESIQPSPDLIYTSGSGLDPHISLKATRQQLARVTQARGIKEDEIIPLINKYTDGRFLGIFGEPGVNVLRLNYALDLQEFNRNQD; encoded by the coding sequence ATGATGTTTATTCCAGAAGCTATCCGAGCGATTCGTGTGACTTTATTACTTTGGTTATTAACAGCAATAATCTATCCTCTGGCTATTCTGGCATTTGGTCAGTTTGCTTTCCCAACTTCCGCAAATGGCAGCATTATTTTAAATATAGAAGCTCAACCAATAGGTTCGTCTTTGATTGGTCAAATTTTTACATCAGATAAATATTTTCATAGTCGTCCCAGTGTGGTGAAATATAGTCAGGGAAGAAAAGCCAAGCCTACAGGTATATCTGGAGGAAGTAATCTTGCTGCTAGTAATCCAGAGCTAACTACTAGAATTATTGAGGAAGCTACTGAATTTCAGGATGAAAGTATTCAGCCATCACCTGATTTAATTTACACTTCTGGATCAGGTTTAGATCCTCATATTTCTTTGAAAGCTACACGACAGCAGTTAGCAAGGGTTACACAGGCAAGAGGGATAAAAGAGGATGAAATAATTCCTCTCATTAATAAGTATACAGATGGCAGATTTTTAGGAATTTTTGGTGAACCAGGTGTCAATGTTTTGCGGTTAAATTATGCTCTTGATTTGCAGGAGTTTAACCGTAATCAAGATTAA